In one Streptomyces sp. NBC_00597 genomic region, the following are encoded:
- a CDS encoding amino acid permease produces MSSTLHAPTPTPTPTPSPTPVEEAAGPHARRFGLPIATCLVMGNIIGGGIFLLPASVAPFGTISLVAFGVLTAGAIALALVFGRLAQRLPQTGGPYVYARAAFGDFAGFLAAWSYWITAWVSNAALAVAAVGYLTVLFPAIGGHKAAMCLAALAVQWLPALANLAGTRYVGAVQLVATVLKFAPLMLVAVGGLFFFDPANLGPFSATGQSPVGAVSAAAAILLFSYLGVESAAVSAGEVRDPARNVGRATVLGTIGAAAVYLLGTVSVFGLVPHEKLVSSQAPFTDAVNAMFSADAGSGGTWGGTLVACAAVISMLGALNGWTLLSAQTPYAAARDGLFPKVFETKKRGVPVAGVLVTVALASCLTVYNYTWGSAGVFEVLVLVTTFTATVPYLLSTAAQIHFLLSGQSERVHRGRLIRDGVLACLAFAFSMWLVAGSGYAAVYQGVLFLFAGVLCYAVMSARKHRATA; encoded by the coding sequence GTGAGCTCCACCCTGCACGCCCCCACCCCCACCCCCACCCCGACACCGTCCCCGACACCCGTCGAGGAGGCGGCCGGCCCCCACGCCCGGCGCTTCGGCCTGCCGATCGCGACCTGCCTGGTCATGGGCAACATCATCGGCGGCGGGATCTTCCTGCTGCCCGCCTCGGTGGCCCCGTTCGGCACGATCAGCCTGGTCGCCTTCGGCGTGCTGACCGCCGGTGCGATCGCCCTCGCCCTCGTCTTCGGCCGGCTCGCGCAGCGCCTCCCGCAGACCGGCGGCCCGTACGTCTACGCCCGCGCCGCGTTCGGTGACTTCGCCGGCTTCCTCGCGGCCTGGAGCTACTGGATCACCGCCTGGGTCTCGAACGCGGCCCTCGCGGTGGCGGCCGTCGGCTACCTCACCGTGCTGTTCCCCGCCATCGGCGGGCACAAGGCGGCGATGTGCCTGGCCGCCCTCGCCGTGCAGTGGCTCCCCGCGCTCGCCAACCTGGCCGGCACCCGGTACGTGGGCGCCGTCCAACTGGTCGCCACCGTACTGAAGTTCGCACCGCTGATGCTGGTGGCCGTGGGCGGGCTGTTCTTCTTCGACCCCGCGAACCTGGGCCCCTTCTCGGCCACCGGCCAGAGCCCCGTCGGAGCGGTCTCCGCCGCCGCCGCGATCCTGCTCTTCAGCTACCTCGGAGTGGAGTCGGCCGCCGTCAGCGCGGGCGAGGTCCGCGACCCGGCCCGCAACGTCGGACGGGCCACGGTCCTGGGCACCATCGGTGCCGCCGCCGTCTACCTGCTGGGCACCGTCTCCGTCTTCGGTCTCGTCCCCCACGAGAAACTGGTGTCCTCCCAGGCCCCCTTCACCGACGCCGTCAACGCCATGTTTTCCGCAGACGCAGGGTCCGGCGGCACCTGGGGCGGCACCCTCGTCGCCTGCGCGGCCGTGATCTCGATGCTCGGCGCCCTCAACGGATGGACCCTGCTCAGCGCGCAGACCCCGTACGCCGCCGCCCGCGACGGTCTCTTCCCGAAGGTCTTCGAGACGAAGAAGCGGGGCGTCCCGGTCGCCGGCGTGCTCGTCACCGTCGCCCTGGCCTCCTGCCTGACGGTCTACAACTACACGTGGGGCTCGGCCGGCGTCTTCGAGGTCCTCGTCCTGGTCACCACCTTCACGGCGACCGTCCCGTACTTGCTCTCCACCGCCGCGCAGATCCACTTCCTGCTCTCCGGGCAGTCCGAGCGCGTCCACCGCGGCCGCCTCATCCGCGACGGCGTCCTCGCCTGCCTGGCCTTCGCCTTCTCGATGTGGCTGGTCGCGGGCTCCGGCTACGCAGCCGTCTACCAGGGCGTCCTGTTCCTCTTCGCCGGCGTCCTCTGCTACGCCGTGATGTCCGCGCGAAAGCACCGCGCCACCGCCTGA
- a CDS encoding MAB_1171c family putative transporter, with amino-acid sequence MTDGLILYVPGSVMILALLIKAPTLRRGWDQPLMRAVCTLLVVGCLVMFLAAPPTIAAVNRLTGIVNFSAPLVYGVLTAFSGSCIVLVLQWGGGPPAVVRRATRLTVAAFSAVTLLIVVLFAIGDAPVERLRDLDTYYANTPWLREMIVCYLLAHTVGSSTLTLLCWKWLLRVRPSLRPLRTGLALIVLGGALDLGYLISKWTAVGARWTGRDWDGLSTYVAPPFASAAALMVGSGFIVPLVGGSAAWRDFSQYRRLHPLWKALRGFAASSVTTVPLTWWSPIGIRLIHRESVIDDGILALGRWFDPSVRGAAYEAALRQGLPEPQASVVADAAMLAAACRRREAAETAEAADRAGADGDGQHPAGADQGLPEPYRLDSRPLAALAREFRTSPIVATARRDPALP; translated from the coding sequence ATGACCGACGGTCTCATCCTCTACGTTCCGGGGTCGGTGATGATCCTGGCGCTGCTGATCAAGGCGCCGACCCTGCGCCGGGGCTGGGACCAGCCGCTCATGCGGGCCGTGTGCACCCTGCTCGTCGTCGGCTGCCTCGTCATGTTCCTGGCGGCGCCGCCCACGATCGCCGCGGTCAACCGGCTCACCGGGATCGTCAACTTCTCGGCCCCGCTGGTGTACGGCGTGCTGACCGCGTTCTCGGGTTCGTGCATCGTCCTGGTCCTGCAGTGGGGCGGCGGCCCTCCCGCGGTGGTGCGGCGCGCGACCCGGCTGACGGTGGCCGCCTTCAGCGCCGTCACGCTGCTCATCGTCGTCCTGTTCGCGATCGGCGACGCGCCGGTGGAACGGTTGCGCGACCTGGACACCTACTACGCCAACACGCCCTGGCTGCGCGAGATGATCGTCTGCTACCTGCTCGCGCACACCGTGGGCAGCTCGACGCTGACGCTGCTGTGCTGGAAGTGGCTGCTGCGCGTACGCCCCTCGCTGCGCCCGCTGCGCACCGGACTGGCCCTGATCGTGCTCGGCGGGGCGCTGGACCTGGGCTACCTGATCAGCAAGTGGACGGCGGTGGGCGCCCGCTGGACGGGCCGCGACTGGGACGGCCTGTCCACGTACGTGGCCCCGCCGTTCGCCTCGGCCGCGGCCCTGATGGTGGGGTCGGGGTTCATCGTGCCGCTGGTCGGCGGCTCGGCGGCCTGGCGGGACTTCAGCCAGTACCGGCGGCTGCACCCGCTGTGGAAGGCGCTGCGCGGATTCGCCGCGTCGAGCGTGACGACGGTGCCGCTGACCTGGTGGTCACCGATCGGGATCCGGCTGATCCACCGAGAATCGGTGATCGACGACGGGATCCTGGCCCTGGGCCGCTGGTTCGACCCCTCCGTACGCGGCGCCGCGTACGAGGCCGCGCTGCGCCAGGGCCTGCCCGAGCCGCAGGCCTCGGTCGTGGCCGACGCGGCCATGCTCGCCGCGGCCTGCCGGCGCCGGGAAGCGGCGGAGACGGCCGAGGCCGCGGACCGGGCCGGGGCGGACGGCGACGGGCAGCATCCGGCCGGGGCCGACCAGGGGCTGCCGGAGCCGTACCGGCTCGACTCCCGGCCGCTGGCCGCGCTGGCCCGGGAGTTCCGCACGTCCCCCATCGTGGCAACCGCACGACGAGACCCGGCCCTGCCGTAA
- a CDS encoding phage holin family protein produces the protein MRRGRWRTTGSALVRVILVWAVSTLTMLVLAGILPDFRLQSGDGDSITEIGLTAAWGAGAFGLLSALVWPVLVRALLLVPALVLGVLVFFLNGSLLLLALSLIPSGRGEVAPETAVVVAAVMSAVASATSTALAVRDDEAYRRRLYRLADRRRRRLRGRPGKGAPGAGESAPGLVFLQLDGVGYEALHRAAGNALMPTVAGWLDGSHRITSWRTDWSSQTGASQLGILHGSNFDVPAFRWYEKDTGEVMVCNRPTSAAELQRRAIARTNDGGLLTLDGASRGNLFSGGADQLALVLSVSARRGRANRSRAGYFAYFCDPANAVRTALSFTAEAVREIGQSLRARMRGERPRVARGGLYPLIRAFATVVERDVVVAAVIGDMLAGRAAIYADLVAYDEVAHHSGPQGRDTDRVLARLDRSLALIARVAEHAPRTYRIVLLSDHGQSPGETFLGRYGLTLKDLVRAGCGLPVSRRAGRTRSGAEARTAVLAALHRPVEEGAEAHPERGPDPVVLASGNLGLISFPDVPGRASREHIDRAHPALLATLANHPGIGFLLVDGQVLGPGGAIARLDEPGAAEGLLARFGPGAAQAVRRTDRFPHVADVMVNSAYDPRTGSVHAFEEQVGSHGGLGGEQGHPFLMWPTELSEPEPDLVGAEAVHEVLRRWLREADGPQVPVAPPVGGSVADPTAVPAGQLAEEPPLRGGNGGSFPSTEVPAQDENR, from the coding sequence GTGCGGCGAGGACGGTGGCGGACCACGGGCAGCGCCCTGGTGCGGGTGATCCTCGTCTGGGCGGTGTCCACCCTCACCATGCTCGTGCTGGCCGGCATCCTGCCCGACTTCCGGCTCCAGTCCGGCGACGGCGACAGCATCACCGAGATCGGGCTGACCGCTGCCTGGGGCGCCGGGGCCTTCGGCCTGCTGAGCGCACTCGTGTGGCCGGTGTTGGTCCGGGCGCTGCTGCTGGTGCCCGCCCTCGTGCTCGGCGTGCTCGTCTTCTTCCTCAACGGCTCGCTGCTGCTCCTCGCCCTCAGCCTGATCCCCTCCGGCCGCGGCGAAGTGGCCCCGGAGACCGCCGTGGTGGTGGCGGCGGTCATGTCCGCCGTCGCCTCGGCGACCTCGACCGCGCTCGCCGTACGCGACGACGAGGCCTATCGGCGCAGGCTCTACCGGCTGGCAGACCGCCGCCGCCGACGCCTGCGCGGCCGGCCCGGCAAGGGCGCGCCCGGCGCCGGGGAGAGCGCGCCGGGCCTGGTGTTCCTCCAGCTCGACGGTGTCGGTTACGAGGCCCTGCACCGGGCGGCGGGCAACGCCCTGATGCCGACGGTGGCCGGCTGGTTGGACGGCAGCCACCGCATCACGTCCTGGCGCACCGACTGGTCCAGCCAGACCGGCGCCAGCCAGCTCGGGATCCTGCACGGTTCCAACTTCGACGTGCCCGCCTTCCGCTGGTACGAGAAGGACACCGGCGAGGTGATGGTCTGCAACCGGCCCACCAGCGCCGCCGAACTCCAGCGCCGGGCCATCGCGCGCACCAATGACGGCGGGCTGCTGACCCTCGACGGGGCGAGCCGGGGCAACCTGTTCAGCGGCGGCGCCGACCAGCTGGCCCTCGTCCTGTCGGTCTCGGCGCGGCGGGGCCGGGCGAACCGCTCCCGCGCGGGCTACTTCGCGTACTTCTGCGACCCGGCCAACGCCGTGCGCACCGCCTTGTCCTTCACCGCCGAGGCCGTCCGGGAGATCGGCCAGTCGCTGCGGGCCCGAATGCGGGGGGAGCGGCCGCGGGTGGCCCGGGGCGGGCTGTACCCGCTGATCCGGGCGTTCGCGACGGTGGTCGAACGGGACGTCGTCGTGGCGGCGGTGATCGGCGACATGCTCGCGGGGCGCGCCGCGATCTACGCGGACCTGGTCGCCTACGACGAGGTCGCGCACCATTCGGGGCCGCAGGGCCGGGACACCGACCGGGTGCTGGCCCGCCTCGACCGGAGCCTCGCGCTGATCGCCCGGGTCGCCGAGCACGCGCCCCGCACGTACCGGATCGTGCTGCTCTCGGACCACGGCCAGAGCCCGGGGGAGACCTTCCTGGGCCGGTACGGGCTGACCCTGAAGGACCTGGTCCGCGCGGGCTGCGGGCTGCCGGTCTCCCGCCGGGCCGGCCGTACCCGCAGCGGCGCCGAGGCCCGCACGGCGGTGCTCGCGGCCCTGCACCGGCCGGTGGAGGAGGGCGCGGAGGCCCACCCCGAGCGGGGCCCGGACCCGGTGGTGCTGGCTTCGGGCAACCTCGGGTTGATCTCCTTCCCGGACGTGCCGGGCCGGGCCTCGCGGGAGCACATCGACCGGGCGCACCCGGCCTTGCTCGCGACCCTGGCCAACCATCCGGGCATCGGGTTCCTGCTGGTGGACGGGCAGGTGCTGGGCCCGGGCGGGGCGATCGCGCGCCTGGACGAGCCCGGTGCGGCGGAAGGGCTGCTGGCCCGGTTCGGCCCGGGCGCGGCGCAGGCGGTCCGCCGGACCGACAGGTTCCCGCACGTGGCCGACGTCATGGTGAACTCGGCGTACGACCCGCGGACCGGGTCGGTGCACGCCTTCGAGGAGCAGGTCGGCTCGCACGGGGGCCTGGGCGGGGAACAGGGGCACCCGTTCCTGATGTGGCCGACGGAACTGTCCGAGCCGGAGCCCGATCTGGTGGGCGCGGAGGCGGTGCACGAGGTGCTGCGCCGGTGGCTGCGCGAGGCGGACGGCCCTCAGGTGCCGGTGGCTCCGCCGGTGGGCGGGTCGGTCGCGGACCCCACGGCAGTCCCCGCAGGTCAGCTGGCGGAGGAACCCCCGCTCAGGGGCGGAAATGGCGGAAGCTTTCCTTCCACAGAGGTGCCCGCGCAGGACGAAAACCGCTGA
- a CDS encoding NADH:flavin oxidoreductase/NADH oxidase family protein: protein MDLFTPLELPGGTVLPNRLAKAAMEESLAGPGQLPDERIERLYHRWAQGGAGLLITGNVMVDRRALTAPGTIVLDASSPLDPFRRWARAASAGGGRVWMQINHPGRQVGSEMPGTAWAPSDIGVNLGKHTKRFARPTAMTEADIEATVARFAVTARRAEEAGFDGVQIHAAHGYLLSQFLSPLVNRRTDRWGGSLDNRVRLLTEVVAAVRAQVGSGFAVGVKLNTADFQRGGFDTEDAARVLAVLGGLGVDLVELSGGSVESPATLGRTADLRTLEREAYFLAFAEQFLDAATMPLMLTGGIGRHETARKVLARGVSVVGLASALAFRPDLPVRWRAGEDVRVRVERLRWKDRDLAGAGQLAFVRFQLHRLARGLEPRPEASPRAAFALDQLQHWRRVRSYGAWLARNPEPGDVLVG, encoded by the coding sequence ATGGACCTGTTCACGCCACTGGAGCTGCCGGGTGGGACGGTCCTGCCGAACCGGCTGGCGAAGGCCGCGATGGAGGAGAGCCTCGCCGGGCCCGGCCAGCTGCCCGACGAGCGCATCGAGCGGCTCTACCACCGCTGGGCGCAGGGCGGCGCCGGACTGCTGATCACCGGGAACGTGATGGTCGACCGCCGCGCACTGACCGCGCCGGGCACGATCGTCCTCGACGCCAGTTCCCCGCTCGACCCCTTCCGCCGCTGGGCCCGGGCCGCGTCCGCGGGCGGCGGGCGGGTCTGGATGCAGATCAACCACCCGGGTCGTCAGGTGGGCTCCGAGATGCCCGGCACGGCCTGGGCGCCCTCCGACATAGGGGTGAACCTCGGCAAGCACACCAAGCGCTTCGCCCGCCCCACCGCGATGACCGAGGCCGACATCGAGGCCACCGTCGCCCGGTTCGCGGTCACGGCCCGGCGGGCCGAGGAGGCCGGCTTCGACGGGGTGCAGATCCACGCCGCCCACGGCTACCTCCTCAGCCAGTTCCTCTCCCCGCTGGTCAACCGGCGCACCGACCGCTGGGGCGGCAGCCTGGACAACCGGGTGCGGCTGCTCACCGAGGTCGTCGCGGCCGTCCGCGCGCAGGTGGGCTCCGGCTTCGCGGTCGGGGTCAAGCTCAACACCGCCGACTTCCAGCGCGGCGGCTTCGACACCGAGGACGCGGCGCGGGTCCTGGCCGTACTCGGTGGCCTCGGCGTCGACCTGGTCGAACTGTCCGGCGGCAGTGTGGAGAGCCCGGCGACCCTGGGCCGCACCGCTGATCTGCGGACCCTTGAGCGGGAGGCGTACTTCCTCGCCTTCGCCGAGCAATTCCTGGACGCGGCCACGATGCCGCTGATGCTGACCGGCGGGATAGGCCGCCACGAGACCGCGCGGAAGGTCCTGGCGCGCGGCGTGTCCGTCGTGGGGCTCGCCTCCGCCCTGGCGTTCCGGCCCGATCTGCCGGTCCGCTGGCGCGCGGGGGAGGACGTACGGGTGCGGGTGGAGCGGCTCCGGTGGAAGGACCGGGACCTGGCCGGCGCCGGACAGCTCGCCTTCGTACGGTTCCAGCTGCACCGGCTGGCCCGCGGCCTGGAACCGCGCCCGGAGGCCTCGCCGCGGGCCGCGTTCGCCCTCGACCAGCTCCAGCACTGGCGCCGGGTACGGTCGTACGGGGCCTGGCTCGCCCGCAATCCCGAGCCGGGGGACGTCCTCGTCGGTTGA
- a CDS encoding bifunctional 5,10-methylenetetrahydrofolate dehydrogenase/5,10-methenyltetrahydrofolate cyclohydrolase — protein MDGTALARRISEQTAALAAKITERTGTAPCLATVLVGEDPASVTYVRMKQNRCAKAGITSRHVELPAETTTEELVAALTALSEDPEISGILLQHPVPHHIDERAAFEAIAPGKDVDGVTMHSFAAMGFGLPGFVSCTPGGIMRLLAEYDVDLTGKHAVVVGRSAILGKPAGMLLLEQNATVTYCHSRTVDLPSIVRQADVLVAAVGKAEFIRGEDIKPGAVVLDAGYNEGNVGDVHFESAAARASLITPVPGGVGPMTIAVLLEQTVQAAAAQAGLAVADL, from the coding sequence ATGGACGGCACCGCCCTCGCCCGCCGCATCTCGGAGCAGACCGCCGCCCTCGCGGCGAAGATCACCGAACGCACCGGTACCGCCCCCTGCCTCGCGACCGTGCTGGTCGGCGAGGACCCGGCGTCCGTCACGTACGTACGGATGAAGCAGAACCGTTGCGCCAAGGCCGGCATCACCTCCCGCCACGTGGAGCTGCCCGCCGAGACCACCACCGAAGAGCTCGTCGCCGCCCTCACCGCCCTCTCCGAGGACCCGGAGATCAGCGGCATCCTGCTCCAGCACCCGGTCCCGCACCACATCGACGAGCGCGCCGCCTTCGAGGCCATCGCCCCCGGCAAGGACGTCGACGGCGTCACCATGCACTCCTTCGCCGCCATGGGCTTCGGGCTGCCGGGCTTCGTCTCCTGCACCCCCGGCGGCATCATGCGGCTCCTCGCCGAGTACGACGTGGACCTGACCGGCAAGCACGCCGTCGTCGTCGGCCGCAGCGCGATCCTGGGCAAGCCGGCCGGCATGCTGCTGCTGGAGCAGAACGCCACCGTCACCTATTGCCACTCCCGCACCGTGGACCTGCCCTCGATCGTGCGCCAGGCCGACGTGCTGGTCGCCGCGGTCGGCAAGGCCGAGTTCATCCGCGGCGAGGACATCAAGCCGGGCGCCGTGGTCCTGGACGCCGGTTACAACGAGGGCAACGTCGGCGACGTCCACTTCGAGTCCGCCGCCGCCCGCGCCTCCCTGATCACCCCGGTCCCCGGCGGCGTCGGCCCGATGACCATCGCCGTCCTGCTGGAGCAGACCGTCCAGGCGGCCGCCGCCCAGGCCGGGCTGGCGGTCGCGGACCTCTGA
- a CDS encoding SRPBCC family protein, with translation MSAIRKSIDISRSPEEVFDYMTDPRHLPEWQDSAVSAHPLDGAPLHLGSKVAVTRRVGKRRFPMTMEVKEFDRPRSWRLRGVDGLVRGDVRGTVVSLDGGRRSRVTLDLDFEGHGVGRVIAPLVVKPYARKEMPRNEEKLKHLLEH, from the coding sequence ATGTCCGCGATCAGAAAGAGCATCGACATTTCCCGCAGTCCCGAGGAAGTCTTCGACTACATGACGGACCCCAGGCACCTGCCGGAGTGGCAGGACAGCGCCGTCTCCGCCCACCCGCTCGACGGCGCACCCCTCCACCTCGGTTCGAAGGTCGCCGTCACCCGGCGCGTGGGCAAGCGGAGGTTCCCGATGACCATGGAGGTCAAGGAATTCGACCGGCCGCGCAGCTGGCGCCTGCGCGGGGTCGACGGACTCGTGCGCGGCGACGTGCGCGGCACGGTCGTATCCCTCGACGGCGGCAGGCGCTCACGCGTGACCCTGGACCTCGACTTCGAGGGCCACGGCGTCGGCAGGGTCATCGCGCCGCTCGTGGTCAAGCCGTACGCCCGCAAGGAGATGCCGCGCAACGAGGAGAAGCTCAAGCACCTCCTGGAGCACTGA
- a CDS encoding class I SAM-dependent methyltransferase, with protein MTRTFDHLVAEAESVSVDGWDFSWLDGRATEQRPSWGYQKLMGERLARVRSALDIQTGGGEVLAGVGTLPRLTVATESWPPNIDKATRLLHPLGAVVVADADEPPLPFGDEAFELVTSRHPVTIWWEEIARVLRPGGTYLSQQVGPASVFELVEYFLGPQPEQVRRGRHPDDAVADATGAGLEVVDLRSERLRTEFHDIGAVIYFLRKVIWMVPGFTVGQYRDRLRELHEQIEREGPFVAQTARFLIEARKTG; from the coding sequence ATGACGCGCACTTTCGATCATCTCGTCGCCGAGGCCGAGTCGGTCTCCGTCGACGGCTGGGACTTCTCCTGGCTCGACGGCCGGGCCACCGAGCAGCGCCCCTCGTGGGGCTACCAGAAACTCATGGGCGAGCGCCTGGCCCGGGTCCGGTCGGCGCTCGACATCCAGACCGGCGGCGGAGAGGTGCTCGCCGGGGTGGGGACCCTGCCCCGGCTGACGGTGGCCACCGAGTCCTGGCCGCCGAACATCGACAAGGCGACCCGGTTGCTGCACCCGCTGGGCGCGGTCGTCGTCGCGGACGCGGACGAGCCGCCTCTGCCGTTCGGCGACGAGGCCTTCGAGCTGGTCACCAGCCGGCACCCGGTGACCATCTGGTGGGAGGAGATCGCCCGGGTCCTGCGTCCGGGCGGTACGTACCTCTCGCAGCAGGTCGGGCCGGCGAGCGTCTTCGAGCTCGTCGAGTACTTCCTCGGGCCGCAGCCGGAGCAGGTCCGCCGGGGCCGGCACCCCGACGACGCGGTCGCCGACGCCACCGGGGCCGGCCTCGAAGTCGTCGATCTGCGCTCCGAAAGACTGCGAACGGAGTTCCACGACATCGGAGCCGTGATCTACTTTCTCCGGAAGGTGATCTGGATGGTGCCCGGCTTCACGGTCGGGCAGTACCGGGACCGGTTGCGCGAGCTCCACGAACAGATCGAACGTGAGGGTCCGTTCGTGGCACAGACCGCCCGTTTCCTCATCGAGGCCCGCAAAACGGGCTGA
- a CDS encoding MoxR family ATPase, which yields MQAAATVTPAQIPELLLGLATVRPVFLWGAPGIGKSSLVRKFAESLGLECVSLLGTQLAPEDLIGVPQIRDGRSVFCPPEAIARDEPYCLFLDELNAATPDVQKAFYSLILDRRIGSYELPAGSIVIGAGNRATDNALARPIASALVNRLTHVHLQASAGDWLVWAGENGIHPWITDYLTDRPDHLWSAPPKTEEPFSTPRSWHMLSDALHSFGTGLDEQTLKIVAHGTLTPAHAVSFCGYAKIVRHTFGIEAIIKGDASWPTRPADRDLLYYLAEAFRGRLIKELPERKEHVSPAVRQTAYRAKSLLVQLAEISVEVAQTVIADDADGLPVLPAWFLVEAARDMPRLVAARR from the coding sequence GTGCAGGCTGCCGCCACCGTCACCCCCGCCCAGATCCCCGAGCTGCTGCTGGGACTCGCCACCGTGCGGCCCGTGTTCCTCTGGGGGGCACCCGGAATCGGCAAGTCGTCGCTGGTACGGAAGTTCGCCGAATCCCTCGGCCTGGAATGCGTCAGCCTGCTCGGCACGCAGCTCGCGCCCGAGGACCTGATCGGCGTACCGCAGATCCGCGACGGCCGCTCCGTGTTCTGCCCGCCCGAGGCCATCGCCCGCGACGAGCCGTACTGCCTGTTCCTCGACGAGCTCAACGCCGCTACCCCGGACGTCCAGAAGGCCTTCTACTCACTCATCCTCGACCGCCGGATCGGCAGTTACGAGCTCCCCGCCGGCTCCATCGTCATCGGCGCGGGCAACCGGGCCACCGACAACGCGCTGGCCCGGCCCATCGCCTCCGCACTGGTCAACCGCCTCACCCACGTGCACCTCCAGGCCTCCGCAGGGGACTGGCTGGTCTGGGCCGGGGAGAACGGCATCCACCCCTGGATCACCGACTACCTCACCGACCGCCCCGACCACCTGTGGTCCGCGCCGCCCAAGACGGAGGAGCCCTTCTCCACGCCGCGCTCCTGGCACATGCTTTCCGACGCCCTGCACTCCTTCGGGACCGGCCTGGACGAGCAGACCTTGAAGATCGTCGCGCACGGCACCCTCACCCCGGCGCACGCCGTCTCCTTCTGCGGCTACGCCAAGATCGTCCGCCACACCTTCGGCATCGAAGCGATCATCAAGGGCGACGCGTCCTGGCCCACCCGCCCCGCCGACCGCGATCTTCTCTACTACCTCGCCGAGGCCTTCCGGGGCCGCCTGATCAAGGAGCTCCCGGAGCGCAAGGAGCACGTCTCGCCCGCCGTCCGGCAGACCGCGTACCGGGCGAAGTCCCTGCTCGTGCAGCTCGCCGAGATCTCCGTCGAGGTCGCGCAGACGGTCATCGCCGACGACGCCGACGGCCTGCCGGTACTGCCCGCCTGGTTCCTCGTGGAGGCCGCCCGCGACATGCCGCGGCTCGTCGCGGCGCGCAGGTGA
- a CDS encoding RNA polymerase sigma factor: MSLSPSRTFPPEIAESEALVTLVERGREQGHINGDDVRQAFEAGRIPVDQWKRVLRSLNQVLDEEGVALHVSAAPATKAAAKKPRKAAAAPTRTVTKKAAAAPRPIGARKASATSAVPATAAAISTSPAAATEDEVTADAVAEPKKRTVKKTAAKKTAVKKTAAAKKTSAKDSDEGENPAAEGEDWAAEDLVDDVEEGAPKASGTQGFVLSDDDEDDAPAQTVMVAGATADPVKDYLKLIGKVPLLNAEQEVELAKRIEAGLFSEYKLEEEEDHKPAFKRELEILVEDGRRAKNHLLEANLRLVVSLAKRYTGRGMLFLDLIQEGNVGLIRAVEKFDYTKGFKFSTYATWWIRQAITRAMADQSRTIRIPVHMVEIINKLARVQRQMLQDLGREPTPEELGKELDMTPEKVIEVQKYGREPISLHTPLGEEGDSEFGDLIEDSEAVVPADAVSFTFLQEQLQSILGTLSEREAGVVSMRYGLNDGQPKTLDEIGRVYGVTRERIRQIESKTMSKLRHPSRSQVLRDYLD, from the coding sequence GTGTCGCTCAGCCCGTCCCGTACGTTCCCTCCGGAGATCGCCGAATCGGAGGCCCTCGTCACGCTCGTCGAGCGCGGCCGCGAGCAGGGTCACATCAACGGTGACGACGTGCGCCAGGCCTTCGAGGCCGGCCGCATCCCGGTGGACCAGTGGAAGCGGGTCCTGCGCAGCCTGAACCAGGTCCTGGACGAGGAGGGTGTCGCGCTGCACGTCAGCGCCGCCCCCGCCACGAAGGCCGCCGCGAAGAAGCCCCGCAAGGCGGCCGCCGCGCCTACCCGCACCGTGACCAAGAAGGCGGCCGCCGCGCCGCGCCCCATCGGTGCGCGCAAGGCCTCGGCCACCAGCGCGGTCCCCGCCACCGCGGCGGCGATATCCACGTCGCCGGCCGCGGCCACCGAGGACGAGGTGACGGCCGATGCCGTCGCCGAGCCGAAGAAGCGGACGGTCAAGAAGACCGCCGCGAAGAAGACCGCGGTGAAGAAGACCGCCGCGGCCAAGAAGACCAGCGCCAAGGACTCCGACGAGGGTGAGAACCCGGCCGCCGAGGGGGAGGACTGGGCCGCCGAGGACCTCGTCGACGACGTCGAGGAGGGGGCCCCCAAGGCCAGCGGCACCCAGGGCTTCGTCCTGTCCGACGACGACGAGGACGACGCCCCGGCGCAGACGGTCATGGTGGCCGGTGCCACCGCCGACCCCGTCAAGGACTACCTGAAGCTGATCGGCAAGGTGCCGCTCCTCAACGCCGAGCAGGAGGTCGAGCTCGCCAAGCGCATCGAGGCGGGTCTCTTCTCCGAGTACAAGCTCGAAGAGGAGGAGGACCACAAGCCCGCGTTCAAGCGCGAGCTGGAGATCCTCGTCGAGGACGGCCGCCGCGCCAAGAACCACCTGCTGGAGGCCAACCTCCGTCTCGTGGTCTCGCTGGCCAAGCGCTACACCGGCCGCGGCATGCTCTTCCTGGACCTGATCCAGGAGGGCAACGTCGGCCTGATCCGTGCGGTGGAGAAGTTCGACTACACCAAGGGCTTCAAGTTCTCCACCTACGCGACCTGGTGGATCCGGCAGGCGATCACGCGTGCCATGGCCGACCAGTCGCGCACCATCCGCATCCCCGTCCACATGGTCGAGATCATCAACAAGCTCGCCCGCGTGCAGCGCCAGATGCTCCAGGACCTCGGCCGGGAGCCCACTCCGGAGGAGCTGGGCAAGGAACTCGACATGACCCCCGAGAAGGTCATCGAGGTCCAGAAGTACGGCCGCGAGCCGATCTCCCTGCACACCCCCCTGGGTGAGGAGGGCGACAGCGAGTTCGGTGACCTCATCGAGGACTCCGAGGCGGTCGTTCCGGCCGACGCGGTCTCCTTCACGTTCCTCCAGGAGCAGCTCCAGTCCATCCTGGGCACGCTCTCCGAGCGTGAGGCGGGCGTCGTCTCGATGCGGTACGGCCTGAACGACGGCCAGCCGAAGACGCTGGACGAGATCGGCCGCGTGTACGGGGTCACCCGTGAGCGCATCCGCCAGATCGAGTCCAAGACCATGTCGAAGCTGCGCCACCCGTCCCGCTCGCAGGTGCTGCGCGACTACCTCGACTAA